Within Synergistota bacterium, the genomic segment AGCTGAAAAGAAGATTTGCTCTGCTGACCATGCCTACGAGTTTTCCATCCTTTACAACTGGGAGTCTTCTAACATTATTTTTGAACATTATGTGAGCCACCTCTAACGTGGTTGCATCTTGGTCTACAACTATGGCAGGAGATTTCATTATCTCCCTGACACTTTTATCCGCTATAGACTTCATGTTTTTAATCATTATTCTTAACCCATCTGGAATGAAAGAAATTTTACGGAGATAAGCAGCATACCCTGGAAGAGCCATCTCTATTATGTCCTTTTCTGAAACAAAACCTATGATATTACATTCATCATCTACTACAGGAAGCCCACTGACCCTATGAAGGACAAGTATCTCTATTAAGTCGCCTACCGTGAAATCTGGTGTAACCGCGGTAATATCTCTGTCCATTATCTCCTTAACCTTCACGGTTTATCCCTCCTATTCCAAACGGCGCAGTTTCACAAGAGGCTTAAGCCTCTCAACATGCTCCCTGCTTCTTATTCCCTCCTCCAAGTGTAATAGCTCTTCATACGCTGTAGCCATTGAGAAGATTATGCTTTCCTCAAGACTCATGCCCTCTATAAGACTCGCTATAAAAGCTGCCACCAAAGCGTCTCCCCCTCCAAGTATTTTAACCGGTTTATATTCCGTAAGCTCCGCAAGAAAGTACCCTTCTGGCGTTCTGAAGACATCGCCGGATTCATGGTAATCAATAACTATATACTTTATACTCCCCTTTTTCTCTATCTCCCTCACGGCTTTAATAATATCATCAAGCTCTTTTATGCTATGTCCATATATTTCAGACACATACCTGTGATCTATCTTAACGAAATCTGGAGACGCTTCTATCCCCTTAAGAAGCGGGGTACCTGCAGCTTCTAAGAATGTCATCTTCCCTCTGTCTTTAGCTTCAGAGATCAGTTCTGCATAAATATCATCTGGAACCCCTTTAGGAAGACTTCCACCCATATAAACAAAATCAGCACGATTTAACATTCTTCCGTAGGTTCTCTTAAAGCGCCTCAGCTCCTGAGGCCTTATAACAGGACCTTCCTCAGTAATTCCAACTTGTAATTCCCCCGTTAAATCCGTTATAAAGGTATCTATCCTCGTGTCACCCTTTATATAACATAAGGCAGACGTTATCTCCAACTCCTCCATCTCAACTCTAACGAGCTCCCCAGTAAAACCGCCTATGAAACCCATAACGATGCTGTCATGCCCAAGCTGCTTTAATATCCTACTCACGTTTATTCCCTTTCCACCAGCAGATCTATCTACTTCGACTGCGCGCGTCCACCCTCTATGCTTCGATTCTTTTACACGATACTTCTCATCAACCGCTGGATTAAGGGTTATAGTTATCACTGCCAAATCTCTTCTACCTCCTTCCAGCTGAAG encodes:
- a CDS encoding 1-phosphofructokinase family hexose kinase is translated as MAVITITLNPAVDEKYRVKESKHRGWTRAVEVDRSAGGKGINVSRILKQLGHDSIVMGFIGGFTGELVRVEMEELEITSALCYIKGDTRIDTFITDLTGELQVGITEEGPVIRPQELRRFKRTYGRMLNRADFVYMGGSLPKGVPDDIYAELISEAKDRGKMTFLEAAGTPLLKGIEASPDFVKIDHRYVSEIYGHSIKELDDIIKAVREIEKKGSIKYIVIDYHESGDVFRTPEGYFLAELTEYKPVKILGGGDALVAAFIASLIEGMSLEESIIFSMATAYEELLHLEEGIRSREHVERLKPLVKLRRLE
- a CDS encoding CBS domain-containing protein — encoded protein: MKVKEIMDRDITAVTPDFTVGDLIEILVLHRVSGLPVVDDECNIIGFVSEKDIIEMALPGYAAYLRKISFIPDGLRIMIKNMKSIADKSVREIMKSPAIVVDQDATTLEVAHIMFKNNVRRLPVVKDGKLVGMVSRANLLFSFLEEGEES